Proteins encoded together in one Lysinibacillus sp. FSL K6-0232 window:
- the ftsZ gene encoding cell division protein FtsZ — MLEFDTSVDELAVIKVIGVGGGGNNAVNRMIEHGVQGVDFIAVNTDAQALNLSKAEVRLQIGAKLTRGLGAGANPEVGKKAAEESREQLEEVLRGADMVFVTAGMGGGTGTGAAPVIAQIARELGALTVGVVTRPFTFEGRKRQTQAIGGIGSMKESVDTLIVIPNDKLLQIVDKSTPMLEAFREADNVLRQGVQGISDLIATPGLINLDFADVKTIMSNKGSALMGIGIATGENRASEAAKKAISSPLLESSIDGAKGVLMNITGGSNLSLFEVQEAADIVASASDEEVNMIFGSVINENLKDEIIVTVIATGFSEEALQQQRNTPKPSLNVNRQSAPQQQAPIREQRQEMPTQQEQPRQNQQNYAQDDMLEVPAFLRNRKNRG; from the coding sequence ATGTTAGAATTTGATACAAGTGTTGATGAACTTGCAGTAATAAAGGTCATAGGTGTCGGTGGCGGCGGTAACAACGCTGTCAATCGTATGATTGAGCATGGTGTACAAGGCGTTGACTTTATCGCAGTGAACACAGATGCACAAGCATTAAATTTATCAAAGGCGGAAGTAAGGCTACAAATTGGTGCTAAGCTAACGCGTGGGCTAGGCGCAGGAGCAAATCCTGAAGTAGGTAAAAAAGCCGCAGAAGAAAGCCGAGAGCAGCTAGAAGAGGTACTGCGTGGCGCAGATATGGTCTTCGTAACGGCTGGTATGGGTGGAGGAACAGGTACTGGTGCTGCACCAGTCATTGCTCAGATTGCTCGTGAATTAGGAGCCCTTACAGTAGGTGTTGTGACACGTCCATTTACTTTTGAAGGTCGTAAACGTCAAACACAGGCAATCGGTGGTATTGGCAGCATGAAGGAGTCAGTGGATACATTAATTGTTATTCCGAATGATAAGCTCCTACAAATTGTCGATAAATCTACACCTATGTTAGAAGCATTTAGAGAAGCTGATAATGTTTTACGTCAAGGTGTGCAAGGTATTTCAGATTTAATTGCAACACCTGGTCTTATTAACTTAGACTTTGCAGACGTTAAAACAATTATGTCTAATAAAGGTTCAGCATTAATGGGGATCGGTATTGCCACAGGTGAAAACCGAGCTTCTGAAGCAGCAAAAAAGGCTATTTCAAGTCCATTGCTTGAATCGTCCATTGATGGTGCGAAAGGTGTCCTCATGAATATTACAGGTGGCTCGAATCTTAGCTTATTTGAAGTACAGGAGGCAGCAGATATTGTAGCCTCTGCATCAGATGAAGAAGTAAATATGATTTTCGGTTCTGTTATCAATGAAAATCTAAAAGATGAAATCATTGTAACTGTTATTGCAACTGGTTTTTCAGAGGAAGCTTTACAGCAGCAACGCAATACACCGAAGCCATCGCTTAATGTAAATAGACAATCTGCTCCACAGCAACAGGCTCCTATTCGTGAACAACGACAAGAAATGCCTACACAACAAGAGCAGCCACGTCAAAATCAACAAAATTATGCACAAGACGATATGCTTGAAGTACCAGCATTTTTACGCAATCGTAAAAATCGCGGATAA
- a CDS encoding DUF881 domain-containing protein: MQRNMYTRITIVLFIIGLMIAVQYNTIQKPAERDTRDIWAIREELAQEKQRHSTLLAEIRSLQEVVDRYEQSEKVNQQAALTETLKRLKLQAGLTEVTGPGVILRVEPAAELIAMGYEIKEISPDLLTQLLNTLFKNDATSVSIDGNRVVQTTAIRDINGRTTVNSTPLSSPPFEIYVGTSDFKAAQKMYNSLQASTFVDSFYLDNFKLVIEEPSEQLQIPAFDQPLTSDYLAEVKKGD, encoded by the coding sequence TTGCAAAGAAATATGTATACCCGAATAACGATCGTGCTATTTATTATCGGTTTGATGATAGCGGTACAATACAATACCATACAAAAACCAGCTGAGCGAGATACACGAGATATTTGGGCAATCAGAGAGGAATTAGCACAAGAAAAACAACGACATTCCACATTACTAGCAGAAATTCGCTCACTGCAGGAAGTAGTGGATCGCTATGAGCAATCTGAAAAAGTAAATCAGCAAGCGGCTTTAACGGAAACATTAAAGCGTTTAAAGCTTCAAGCAGGCCTAACAGAAGTTACTGGGCCGGGGGTGATACTTCGCGTTGAACCCGCAGCTGAGTTAATAGCAATGGGTTACGAAATAAAAGAAATTTCACCAGATTTATTAACACAATTATTAAATACATTATTTAAAAATGATGCCACAAGTGTTTCGATAGACGGAAATCGTGTTGTCCAAACAACTGCTATTCGAGATATTAATGGAAGGACAACTGTGAATAGCACGCCATTGTCCTCACCACCATTTGAAATTTATGTTGGGACAAGCGATTTTAAGGCAGCACAAAAAATGTATAATTCATTGCAAGCCTCAACATTTGTTGATTCGTTTTATCTAGATAATTTTAAATTAGTGATTGAAGAGCCGAGCGAACAGTTACAAATACCAGCATTTGATCAGCCATTGACAAGTGATTATTTAGCAGAGGTAAAAAAAGGAGATTAA
- a CDS encoding small basic family protein, which translates to MWLPFLGLIFGLALGLLTNIQIPSMYESYLSIAVLAALDTLFGGIRAQLQQVYDDKVFLSGFFFNIMLAAGLAFLGVNLGIDLYLAAIFAFGVRLFQNIAIIRRILLTRLDEKHHKKKKTTVE; encoded by the coding sequence ATGTGGCTACCATTTTTAGGTTTGATATTTGGACTTGCTCTGGGCTTATTAACAAATATACAAATCCCCTCTATGTATGAAAGTTATCTGTCAATCGCTGTGTTAGCAGCTTTAGATACATTATTTGGTGGTATTCGTGCACAATTACAGCAAGTATATGATGATAAAGTATTTCTATCAGGATTCTTTTTTAATATTATGCTAGCAGCAGGATTAGCCTTTTTAGGTGTTAATTTAGGAATAGATTTATATTTAGCAGCAATTTTCGCTTTTGGTGTACGTTTGTTCCAGAATATAGCAATAATTAGGCGGATTTTACTAACTCGATTAGATGAGAAACATCACAAAAAGAAGAAAACTACCGTAGAATAA
- a CDS encoding DUF881 domain-containing protein — protein sequence MNNKKNSKGSFFTRKQFELLLVCITTGFIIGYSYNQAQDKREAGAIDSELFEQEESYREELIAQQERNKELSEELNSLQEQIREYEQSLASDEKAYKKLVEQAEDLRLLLGELNSEGKGVRITLQDGDYDPKSLNPNDYIVHESHVFKLLNELKISGAQAIAINGQRVMANSYIHCNGPVITIDGTQHPAPFVIEAIGNAETLMASLNLNGGVVDQLLNDNIVVSLEESQKLTMPKVKVES from the coding sequence ATGAACAACAAGAAGAATAGCAAGGGTAGCTTTTTCACAAGAAAACAATTTGAATTATTGCTTGTATGCATTACAACAGGGTTTATTATTGGCTATTCATACAACCAGGCGCAAGATAAACGTGAGGCAGGTGCAATTGATTCAGAGCTTTTTGAACAAGAAGAGTCATACCGTGAGGAGCTTATTGCACAGCAGGAACGCAACAAAGAGCTTTCAGAGGAACTAAATAGTTTGCAGGAGCAAATTCGGGAATATGAGCAATCCCTTGCCTCAGATGAAAAAGCCTATAAAAAGCTAGTGGAGCAAGCAGAGGATTTACGATTATTGCTTGGTGAATTAAATAGTGAAGGGAAGGGCGTGCGCATTACACTGCAAGATGGTGACTATGATCCGAAATCTTTGAACCCTAACGACTATATTGTTCATGAGAGCCATGTTTTTAAATTGTTAAATGAGTTAAAAATTTCAGGTGCTCAAGCGATTGCTATTAATGGGCAACGTGTAATGGCAAACTCCTATATTCACTGCAATGGTCCAGTGATAACGATTGATGGTACACAGCATCCTGCTCCATTTGTTATTGAAGCGATTGGTAACGCTGAAACATTAATGGCTTCTTTAAACCTAAATGGTGGTGTAGTCGACCAGTTATTAAATGATAATATCGTGGTGTCGTTAGAAGAAAGTCAAAAGCTTACAATGCCAAAGGTAAAAGTAGAGAGCTAA
- the ftsA gene encoding cell division protein FtsA, whose product MNQQDLYISLDIGSSSIKVLIGEMSDGQLHVIGVGNVKSNGVRKGAIVDIDATVQSIRKAIEQAERMTGYQIQEVVLGVPANQTMLQLVKGVVAVNSENREITDDDLDRVVESAQVMSIPPERELVNIIPRQFIVDNLDEIKDPRGMIGIRLEMDATMITTSKTLLHNVLRCVERAGLSIREIYLQPLASGYFALTEDEKNQGTAFIDIGGGSTTIAVFEEGLLTHTGVIPVGGDHITKDISIVLKTPTEQAEQIKHQFGHAFYDDASDDEVFEVPIVGTDSTDQYSQRYISEIIGARLEELLELVIDELARLGVRDLPGGVVLTGGVAKLEGIAQLARQILQTRVRIYTPDYIGVREPSFATAVGLIRYAHLEDDFYGKSTNTQPVEYAVVGAQAATPKKQEYSAPSEPKESVIGKAKKLFDKFFD is encoded by the coding sequence TTGAATCAGCAAGATTTATACATTTCTCTTGATATAGGGTCGTCCTCTATCAAGGTATTAATCGGTGAAATGAGCGACGGACAGTTACATGTAATTGGCGTCGGAAATGTAAAGTCGAATGGGGTTCGAAAAGGGGCAATTGTTGATATTGATGCAACAGTTCAATCTATTCGAAAAGCAATAGAACAAGCCGAACGAATGACAGGATATCAAATTCAAGAAGTCGTTTTAGGTGTTCCTGCTAACCAGACGATGTTACAGCTAGTTAAAGGTGTTGTCGCTGTAAATAGTGAAAACAGAGAAATTACAGATGATGATTTAGACAGAGTAGTAGAATCTGCACAAGTCATGTCGATACCTCCTGAACGTGAATTAGTGAACATCATTCCAAGACAATTTATTGTGGATAATCTTGATGAGATTAAAGACCCTCGTGGCATGATTGGCATCCGTCTTGAAATGGATGCAACAATGATAACGACATCCAAAACGCTTTTACACAATGTTCTGCGCTGTGTTGAGCGGGCTGGTTTAAGTATACGAGAAATATATTTACAGCCATTAGCATCAGGCTACTTTGCTTTAACGGAAGACGAAAAAAACCAAGGGACTGCCTTTATTGATATAGGAGGTGGCTCTACAACAATTGCGGTGTTTGAAGAGGGATTGTTAACGCATACAGGTGTTATACCAGTCGGTGGTGATCATATAACGAAAGATATTTCAATTGTTTTAAAAACACCAACAGAACAAGCAGAGCAAATTAAACACCAATTTGGACATGCCTTTTATGACGATGCATCTGATGATGAAGTTTTTGAAGTACCGATTGTGGGTACAGATTCTACTGACCAGTATAGCCAGCGTTATATATCAGAAATTATTGGTGCTCGTTTAGAGGAATTATTAGAGCTAGTGATTGATGAATTAGCACGTTTAGGTGTTCGAGATTTACCTGGTGGCGTTGTTTTAACAGGTGGTGTTGCAAAGCTTGAAGGTATCGCACAATTAGCACGTCAAATTCTACAAACGCGTGTAAGAATCTATACACCCGATTATATTGGCGTTAGAGAGCCTTCATTTGCGACGGCAGTTGGACTTATTCGTTACGCCCATTTAGAAGATGATTTTTACGGTAAGAGTACGAATACGCAGCCTGTTGAATATGCAGTTGTAGGAGCTCAAGCAGCTACACCTAAAAAGCAAGAGTATTCTGCACCTTCAGAACCAAAAGAAAGCGTAATCGGGAAAGCAAAAAAATTATTCGATAAGTTTTTTGATTAA
- the ftsW gene encoding putative lipid II flippase FtsW, translating to MALLRGKESYLLLVTTLMLSIIGIIFVYSAGTYWSAVHYSGKMPFYMKQSVYFIVAIIVFLITTRLKILREQSFWKMAYIFSLILLVLVLIPGIGLVRNGSQSWIGVGPLTIQPAELAKITVIVYLSHILAQHKTGAPVVNWRHGLVLLLPVALIMLQPDFGSVFILVVSVFLLFFVAGYPLKLYAIIMLAGIAGLVGMIATAPYRLKRIEAFLDPWADPLVSGFQAVQSLMAIGPAGIFGHGFGQSRQKFLYLPEPQNDFIYAIILEEIGLIGGLVILALFVLVIYAGYKFAVQAKTRTSYYAIIGLVTMLMVQAFLNIAVVIGLVPVTGVTLPFISYGGTSLVTMWLIIGIIYQLAK from the coding sequence ATGGCATTACTGAGAGGGAAAGAAAGCTATTTATTGCTCGTCACAACTTTGATGTTATCAATAATCGGCATTATTTTCGTCTATTCTGCAGGTACTTATTGGAGTGCCGTTCATTATAGTGGAAAAATGCCGTTTTATATGAAGCAAAGTGTCTATTTTATAGTTGCGATTATTGTGTTTTTAATCACAACTCGCTTGAAAATTTTAAGAGAGCAGTCCTTCTGGAAAATGGCCTATATATTTTCGCTTATTCTACTTGTGCTAGTGTTAATACCTGGTATTGGACTTGTACGAAATGGCTCTCAAAGCTGGATTGGTGTAGGCCCTTTAACGATTCAGCCAGCAGAGTTAGCGAAAATTACAGTCATTGTGTACTTGAGCCATATATTGGCACAGCATAAAACAGGTGCGCCCGTTGTAAATTGGCGTCATGGCTTAGTGCTGCTGTTACCTGTTGCACTCATTATGTTGCAGCCAGACTTTGGCTCTGTATTTATTCTCGTTGTTTCAGTGTTTTTATTATTTTTTGTGGCAGGTTATCCATTAAAGCTGTATGCCATTATTATGCTAGCTGGCATTGCTGGATTAGTAGGAATGATTGCAACAGCACCGTATCGACTTAAACGCATAGAGGCATTTCTTGATCCTTGGGCTGATCCGCTGGTAAGTGGATTCCAGGCAGTTCAATCACTCATGGCGATTGGACCAGCTGGTATTTTTGGACATGGCTTTGGTCAAAGCCGTCAAAAGTTTTTATACTTACCAGAGCCACAAAATGATTTTATTTATGCCATTATTCTAGAAGAGATTGGATTAATTGGTGGGCTTGTTATTTTGGCACTTTTTGTACTGGTGATTTATGCAGGCTATAAATTTGCTGTACAGGCTAAAACACGAACATCCTATTATGCCATTATAGGGCTTGTCACAATGCTGATGGTGCAGGCATTTCTTAATATAGCTGTTGTGATTGGTTTAGTGCCAGTAACAGGTGTAACATTGCCTTTTATTAGCTATGGCGGAACATCTTTAGTAACAATGTGGTTAATAATAGGTATTATTTATCAATTAGCGAAATAA
- a CDS encoding cell division protein FtsQ/DivIB, translated as MEKVIDIEDRIPTLKKRRKKRTNRKFIVLILLFFIVLGVLLYFQSPYSDIKNITVNGAKLVDEQYYVEASTLAPGKSMWGFKVEDIEKRLQKDKWVKEVQVKRKWLQSVTIDIKEWKKVAYLAGDGTYYPLLENGQRFEQAGNDNPIDAPVFIGIAGEKTIQKLVEQLAQLKPEVLALISQVNTNNNETNPNAVKLYMNDGYEVRAVIQTLAEKLNYYPSIVAQIADLEKGVIDLEVGSYYRPFNEEYNKVDINMETTAEGEMVNQEVTEDEQQEE; from the coding sequence TTGGAGAAAGTAATTGATATAGAAGATCGTATACCTACGCTAAAAAAGCGACGAAAAAAGCGTACAAATCGGAAATTTATCGTGCTCATATTACTTTTCTTTATTGTTTTAGGGGTACTCCTTTATTTTCAATCTCCATACAGCGATATTAAGAACATAACTGTCAATGGGGCTAAGCTTGTAGATGAACAATATTATGTGGAGGCAAGTACACTTGCGCCGGGTAAATCGATGTGGGGCTTCAAAGTAGAAGATATTGAGAAGCGCTTACAAAAGGATAAATGGGTAAAAGAGGTACAAGTTAAGCGTAAGTGGCTACAGAGCGTAACAATTGATATTAAAGAATGGAAAAAAGTTGCGTACTTAGCTGGTGATGGCACCTATTATCCATTGCTTGAAAACGGTCAACGCTTTGAGCAAGCAGGTAATGATAATCCCATTGATGCACCTGTTTTTATCGGTATAGCTGGCGAAAAAACGATTCAGAAGCTTGTCGAACAGCTAGCACAGTTAAAGCCAGAAGTATTAGCTTTAATTTCTCAGGTTAACACAAATAATAATGAAACGAATCCAAATGCAGTGAAGCTTTATATGAATGACGGCTATGAAGTGCGAGCGGTTATTCAAACATTAGCGGAGAAGTTAAATTATTACCCCTCAATTGTAGCGCAAATCGCAGATTTAGAAAAAGGTGTGATTGATTTAGAGGTTGGATCGTATTATCGTCCCTTTAATGAGGAATACAACAAGGTAGATATCAATATGGAGACCACTGCAGAAGGGGAAATGGTTAACCAGGAAGTGACAGAAGATGAACAACAAGAAGAATAG